The Molothrus aeneus isolate 106 chromosome 15, BPBGC_Maene_1.0, whole genome shotgun sequence genome includes a region encoding these proteins:
- the LOC136563218 gene encoding protocadherin beta-4-like, whose amino-acid sequence MRLCASGLSLVFGLPGLRPRCGAGPGFLAAFGIAGRAERQRGLRAAAAAVPARTAGWCPRPRRRRAAAAAEAAEPGAPQPEQARPSPAQPSPVQLSSVQLRPAQRSREEVAAAAAASAAPCHPLPAHPGCLTGRRPQSQTAREGARPALRRSPPGIARDTRRDTHTDTDTGRRRRRRRAMALARQVLCVCALLGLPLARAEPIRYSVAEEAESGSLVGELAEDAGLTPAQLSARRARLVSEDGRQHFRFERASGRLVVAGRLDREELCAQSDTCMLPFELLLSNPLQFFRVEVDLEDINDHSPVFHEDRVSFKILETSEPGSHFPIEAAQDLDIGSNTVQEYKISPENKYFRVSYGSQITGKKYLELVLEKPLDREEQAEMSFSLIAMDGGTPPKTGSTQVKIFILDVNDNAPMFTQEEYIGQILENTPEGSVVLTVLANDKDAGVNGDVSYQLSKAVGESDSAFVIDPITGEIKITKPLDFEAAQMHELIVKATDGGGLSAICKVLVEVVDVNDNAPELVVSSFSSPLPENTVPGTVVALFTVRDRDSGANGKISCALQDQLFFSLRPAYKNYYELVTVSALDREETPQYVLRVTAADAGSPPLSTTQTFTVDISDVNDNAPVFNQTSYTMYVRENNVPTVFVGAVSAADADVGLNAKVTYSLAAEQGPERPWCSCISVNSETGHVFVLRPLDYEHLRQTEVTVSASDAGSPPLRANVTVRLVVLDENDNAPLVLYPAPESSPASSELVPVSAEAGYLISKVVAVDADSGQNSWLSYHLLRATDPGLFSVGLQSGEVRLRRPVTERDSVKQKLLVLVRDNGKPPLSATAALSALLLKDFSDVRLPHSGPATEDQAASLTTYLIIALVFVSLLFLISTAALVARRLCRRKELKAGQVLYAADTLQSGLADAAAAAGTLSRPYCYEISLTTGSGNSEFRFLKPILPSLPPQHCAVGQGPHEEQDFPAGPVSSEDMAPDSAGTLFAGQFNAPSFD is encoded by the coding sequence ATGAGGCTCTGTGCTTCTGGGTTGAGCCTGGTCTTTGGGCTGCCCGGGTTAAGGCCGCGTTGCGGTGCCGGCCCCGGGTTTCTCGCTGCCTTCGGGAtcgcgggccgggccgagcgGCAGCGCGGgctgcgggcggcggcggctgcagTCCCAGCGCGCACCGCTGGGTGGTGCCCTCGGCCAAGGCGGCGCCGAGCGGCTGCGGCAGCGGAGGCGGCCGAGCCCGGAGCGCCACAGCCCGAGCAAGctcggcccagcccagcccagcccagccccgttcaGCTCAGCTCAGTTCAGCTTAGACCAGCCCAGCGCAGCCGGGAGGAGGTGGCAGCGGCTGCGGCAGCGAGCGCTGCCCCGTGTCACCCGCTGCCGGCACACCCCGGCTGCCTTACGGGCCGCCGGCCGCAATCTCAGACAGCGAGGGAAGGCGCCCGGCCCGCACTTCGCCGCTCTCCGCCCGGAATCGCCCGGGACACCCGCCGCGACACCCACACCGACACCGAtaccggccgccgccgccgccgccgccgcgccatGGCGCTCGCAAGGCAAgtgctttgtgtgtgtgctttgctggggctgccGCTCGCTCGCGCCGAGCCCATCCGCTACTCCGTAGCCGAGGAGGCGGAAAGCGGCTCCCTGGTGGGCGAGCTGGCGGAGGACGCGGGGCTGACGCCGGCGCAGCTCTCGGCTCGCCGCGCCCGCCTGGTCTCGGAGGACGGCCGGCAGCATTTTCGCTTCGAGCGCGCCTCCGGCCGCCTCGTCGTGGCGGGGAGGCTCGACCGGGAGGAACTCTGCGCCCAGTCCGACACCTGCATGCTCCCCTtcgagctgctgctctccaaccCCCTGCAGTTCTTTCGGGTGGAGGTAGATCTGGAGGATATCAATGACCATTCACCTGTTTTCCACGAAGATCGAGTCAGTTTTAAGATCCTGGAAACGAGCGAGCCAGGTTCTCATTTCCCTATTGAGGCTGCTCAGGACCTCGATATTGGAAGCAACACAGTGCAGGAGTACAAAATCTCTCCCGAGAACAAATATTTTAGAGTGTCTTATGGAAGTCAGATCACAGGCAAGAAGTATCTTGAACTTGTTTTGGAAAAGCCACTAGACAGAGAGGAGCAGGCCGAGATGAGTTTCAGCCTTATTGCCATGGATGGTGGCACTCCTCCCAAGACTGGGTCCACCCAAGTGAAAATTTTCATTCTAGATGTAAATGACAATGCTCCCATGTTCACACAGGAGGAGTACATAGGGCAGATTTTAGAGAACACACCAGAGGGCTCTGTGGTTCTGACTGTTTTGGCGAATGATAAGGATGCAGGAGTTAATGGGGATGTTTCCTATCAACTCAGCAAAGCAGTGGGAGAGAGTGATTCAGCATTCGTGATTGATCCCATAACTGGtgaaattaaaatcacaaaacCTCTGGACTTTGAAGCAGCACAAATGCATGAGCTGATTGTGAAGGCCACAGATGGTGGAGGGTTGTCAGCCATCTGCAAAGTGTTGGTGGAGGTGGTGGATGTGAATGACAATGCCCCAGAGCTGGTGGTCAGTTCCTTCAGCAGTCCTCTGCCCGAGAACACAGTGCCCGGCACGGTGGTTGCCCTGTTTACGGTCAGGGACCGGGACTCTGGTGCCAACGGGAAGAtctcctgtgccctgcaggatcagctcttCTTCTCCCTGCGGCCGGCCTATAAGAATTACTATGAGCTGGTGACAGTGAGCGCGCTGGACCGCGAGGAGACGCCTCAGTACGTCCTGAGGGTCACGGCAGCAGATGCGGGCTCGCCTCCTCTCAGCACCACGCAGACCTTCACCGTGGACATCTCCGACGTCAACGACAACGCCCCCGTCTTCAACCAGACCTCCTACACCATGTACGTGCGGGAGAACAACGTCCCCACGGTGTTTGTTGGGGCCGTGAGCGCTGCAGATGCTGACGTGGGGCTCAATGCCAAGGTGACCTattccctggcagcagagcaagggCCAGAGCGGCCCTGGTGCTCCTGCATCTCGGTGAACTCTGAGACGGGACACGTGTTTGTGCTGCGGCCCCTGGACTACGAGCACTTGAGGCAGACCGAGGTGACGGTCAGTGCCTCTGACGCGGGCTCTCCTCCCCTCCGAGCCAACGTCACCGTCCGCCTTGTGGTGCTGGACGAGAACGACAACGCCCCGCTCGTGCTCTACCCGGCCCCCGAGAGCAGCCCGGCCTCCAGTGAGCTGGTGCCCGTGTCGGCTGAGGCGGGCTACCTCATCAGCAAAGTGGTGGCCGTCGATGCCGACTCGGGACAGAACTCCTGGCTCTCCTACCACCTGCTGAGGGCCACCGACCCAGGCCTGTTTTCCGTGGGCCTCCAAAGCGGCGAGGTGCGTCTCAGGAGGCCGGTGACAGAGAGAGACAGCGTCAAGCAGAAGCTCCTTGTGCTGGTCAGAGACAACGGCAAGCCCCCGCTGTCAGCCACGGCAGCTCTCAGCGCTCTCCTGCTCAAGGACTTCTCCGACGTGCGCCTCCCGCACAGCGGCCCGGCCACCGAGGATCAGGCCGCCTCCCTCACCACCTATTTAATCATTGCCTTGGTCTTtgtctccctcctcttcctcatctccACCGCAGCGCTGGTGGCTCgcaggctgtgcaggaggaaggagctgaaggCTGGCCAGGTGCTCTATGCTGCCGACACCTTGCAGAGCGGCCTGGCCGATGCAGCCGCTGCTGCAGGGACCCTGTCCCGCCCCTATTGCTACGAGATCAGCCTCACCACGGGCTCGGGCAACAGCGAGTTCAGATTCCTCAAGcccatcctgcccagcctgcccccaCAGCACTGCGCCGTGGGCCAGGGCCCCCATGAGGAACAGGATTTCCCCGCAGGCCCTGTCAGCAGCGAGGACATGGCCCCAGACAGTGCTGGCACTCTCTTTGCAGGACAGTTCAATGCTCCTTCCTTTGACTag
- the LOC136562936 gene encoding protocadherin beta-15-like, with protein sequence MALARQVLCVCALLGLPLARAEPIRYSVAEEAESGSLVGELAEDAGLTPAQLSARRARLVSEDGRQHFRFERASGRLVVAGRLDREELCAQSDTCMLPFELLLSNPLQFFRVEVALEDINDHSPIFPEERVTFDIPETSEPGSRFPLEVARDRDIGSNTVQEYSIAPENDFFKLSYGGRITGKKYLELILEKPLDREEQAEMGFSVIAVDGGSPPRSGTTQVKIVILDVNDNAPIFTKEEYTGQILENMPEGSVVLTVLATDPDAGLNGDISYQFSQAVGQSDSAFVIDPKTGEIKLTKPLDCEAAQMHELIVKARDGGGLSAICKVLVEVVDVNDNAPELVVSSFSSPLPENTVPGTVVALFTVRDRDSGANGKISCALQDQLFFSLRPAYKNYYELVTVSALDREETPQYVLRVTAADAGSPPLSTTQTFTVDISDVNDNAPIFNQTSYTMYVRENNVPTVFVGAVSAADADVGLNAKVTYSLAAEQGPERPWCSCISVNSETGHVFVLRPLDYEHLRQTEVTVSASDAGSPPLRANVTVRLVVLDENDNAPLVLYPAPESSPASSELVPVSAEAGYLISKVVAVDADSGQNSWLSYHLLRATDPGLFSVGLQSGEVRLRRPVTERDSVKQKLLVLVRDNGKPPLSATAALSALLLKDFSDVRLPHSGPATEDQAASLTTYLIIALVFVSLLFLISTAALVARRLCRRKELKAGQVLYAADTLQSGLAHAAAAAGTLPRPYCYEISLTTGSGNSEFRFLKPILPSLPPQHCAVGQGPHEEQDFPAGPASSEDMAPDSAGTLSAGQFNALSFD encoded by the coding sequence atGGCGCTCGCAAGGCAAgtgctttgtgtgtgtgctttgctggggctgccGCTCGCTCGCGCCGAGCCCATCCGCTACTCCGTAGCCGAGGAGGCGGAAAGCGGCTCCCTGGTGGGCGAGCTGGCGGAGGACGCGGGGCTGACGCCGGCGCAGCTCTCGGCTCGCCGCGCCCGCCTGGTCTCGGAGGACGGCCGGCAGCATTTTCGCTTCGAGCGCGCCTCCGGCCGCCTCGTCGTGGCGGGGAGGCTCGACCGGGAGGAGCTGTGCGCCCAGTCCGACACCTGCATGCTCCCCTtcgagctgctgctctccaaccCCCTGCAGTTCTTTCGGGTCGAGGTAGCCTTGGAGGATATCAATGACCACTCGCCAATTTTCCCGGAGGAACGAGTCACTTTTGACATCCCGGAAACGAGCGAGCCAGGCTCTCGTTTCCCACTGGAGGTGGCTCGAGACCGCGACATTGGCagcaacacagtccaggagtaCAGCATTGCTCCAGAGAATGACTTTTTTAAACTCTCCTATGGAGGTCGGATTACAGGCAAGAAATACCTGGAACTGATCTTGGAAAAGCCACTTgacagagaggagcaggcagagatggGCTTCAGTGTCATTGCAGTAGATGGAGGCTCTCCTCCAAGGAGTGGCACCACCCAAGTGAAAATTGTCATTCTAGATGTAAATGACAATGCTCCCATCTTCACAAAGGAGGAGTACACTGGACAGATTCTAGAGAACATGCCAGAAGGATCTGTGGTTCTGACTGTGCTGGCAACTGATCCAGATGCAGGACTAAATGGGGATATTTCCTATCAATTCAGCCAGGCAGTGGGACAGAGTGATTCAGCATTTGTGATTGATCCTAAAACTGGTGAAATTAAACTAACAAAACCTCTGGACTGTGAAGCAGCACAAATGCATGAGCTGATTGTGAAGGCCAGAGATGGTGGAGGCCTCTCAGCCATCTGCAAAGTGTTGGTGGAGGTGGTGGATGTGAATGACAATGCCCCAGAGCTGGTGGTCAGTTCCTTCAGCAGTCCCCTCCCCGAGAACACAGTGCCCGGCACGGTGGTTGCCCTGTTTACGGTCAGGGACCGGGACTCTGGTGCCAACGGGAAGAtctcctgtgccctgcaggatcagctcttCTTCTCCCTGCGGCCGGCCTATAAGAATTACTATGAGCTGGTGACAGTGAGCGCGCTGGACCGCGAGGAGACGCCTCAGTACGTCCTGAGGGTCACGGCAGCAGATGCGGGCTCGCCTCCTCTCAGCACCACGCAGACCTTCACCGTGGACATCTCCGACGTCAACGACAACGCCCCCATCTTCAACCAGACCTCCTACACCATGTACGTGCGGGAGAACAACGTCCCCACGGTGTTTGTTGGGGCCGTGAGCGCTGCAGATGCTGACGTGGGGCTCAATGCCAAGGTGACCTattccctggcagcagagcaagggCCAGAGCGGCCCTGGTGCTCCTGCATCTCGGTGAACTCTGAGACGGGACACGTGTTTGTGCTGCGGCCCCTGGACTACGAGCACTTGAGGCAGACCGAGGTGACGGTCAGTGCCTCTGACGCGGGCTCTCCTCCCCTCCGAGCCAACGTCACCGTCCGCCTTGTGGTGCTGGACGAGAACGACAACGCCCCGCTCGTGCTCTACCCGGCCCCCGAGAGCAGCCCGGCCTCCAGTGAGCTGGTGCCCGTGTCGGCTGAGGCGGGCTACCTCATCAGCAAAGTGGTGGCCGTCGATGCCGACTCGGGACAGAACTCCTGGCTCTCCTACCACCTGCTGAGGGCCACCGACCCAGGCCTGTTTTCCGTGGGCCTCCAAAGCGGCGAGGTGCGTCTCAGGAGGCCGGTGACAGAGAGAGACAGCGTCAAGCAGAAGCTCCTTGTGCTGGTCAGAGACAACGGCAAGCCCCCGCTGTCAGCCACGGCAGCTCTCAGCGCTCTCCTGCTCAAGGACTTCTCCGACGTGCGCCTCCCGCACAGCGGCCCGGCCACCGAGGATCAGGCCGCCTCCCTCACCACCTATTTAATCATTGCCTTGGTCTTtgtctccctcctcttcctcatctccACCGCAGCGCTGGTGGCTCgcaggctgtgcaggaggaaggagctgaaggCTGGCCAGGTGCTCTATGCTGCAGACACCTTGCAGAGCGGCCTGGCCCATGCAGCCGCTGCTGCAGGGACCCTGCCCCGCCCCTATTGCTACGAGATCAGCCTCACCACGGGCTCGGGCAACAGCGAGTTCAGATTCCTCAAGcccatcctgcccagcctgcccccaCAGCACTGCGCCGTGGGCCAGGGCCCCCATGAGGAACAGGATTTCCCCgctggccctgccagcagcGAGGACATGGCCCCAGACAGTGCTGGCACTCTCTCTGCAGGACAGTTCAATGCTCTTTCCTTTGACTag
- the LOC136562966 gene encoding protocadherin beta-4-like: MALARQVLCVCALLGLPLARAEPIRYSVAEEAESGSLVGELAEDAGLTPAQLSARRARLVSEDGRQHFRFERASGRLVVAGRLDREELCAQSDTCMLPLELLLSNPLQFFRVEVTLDDINDHSPVFRDERVSFRISEITEPGSRFPLEGAQDLDIGSNSIQEYSISPANEYFSVSYGSRSEDDKYIELVLKKPLDREEEAEMNFFLIAVDGGSPPRSGSTEVKIVILDVNDNAPIFTQEVYIGKVLENMPEGSVVLTVLATDPDAGVNGDISYQLIQAVGQSESTFVIDPITGEIKLRKTLDFEAEEHHELRVTATDGGGLSAICKVLVEVVDVNDNAPELVVSSFSSPLPENTVPGTVVALFTVRDRDSGANGKISCALQDQLFFSLRPAYKNYYELVTVSALDREETPQYVLRVVAADAGSPPLSTTQTFTVDISDVNDNAPVFNQTSYTMYVRENNVPTVFVGAVSAADADVGLNAKVTYSLAAEQGPEQPWCSCISVNSETGHVFVLRPLDYEHLRQTEVTVSASDAGSPPLRANVTVRLVVLDENDNAPLVLYPAPESSPASSELVPVSAEAGYLISKVVAVDADSGQNSWLSYHLLRATDPGLFSVGLQSGEVRLRRPVTERDSVKQKLLVLVRDNGKPPLSATAALSALLLKDFSDVRLPHSGPAAEDQAASLTTYLIIALVFVSLLFLISTAALVARRLCRRKELKAGQVLYAADTLQSGLAHAAAAAGTLPRPYCYEISLTTGSGNSEFRFLKPILPSLPPQHCAVGQGPHEEQDFPAGPVSSEDMAPDSAGTLSAGQFNALSFD, translated from the coding sequence atGGCGCTCGCAAGGCAAgtgctttgtgtgtgtgctttgctggggctgccGCTCGCTCGCGCCGAGCCCATCCGCTACTCCGTAGCCGAGGAGGCGGAAAGCGGCTCCCTGGTGGGCGAGCTGGCGGAGGACGCGGGGCTGACGCCGGCGCAGCTCTCGGCTCGCCGCGCCCGCCTGGTCTCCGAGGACGGCCGGCAGCATTTTCGCTTCGAGCGCGCCTCCGGCCGCCTCGTCGTGGCGGGGAGGCTCGACCGGGAGGAGCTGTGCGCCCAGTCCGACACCTGCATGCTCCCCCtcgagctgctgctctccaaccCCCTGCAGTTCTTTCGGGTCGAGGTGACCTTGGATGATATCAATGACCATTCTCCTGTTTTCCGAGACGAGAGAGTAAGTTTTAGGATCTCTGAAATTACAGAGCCGGGTTCTCGTTTCCCGCTGGAAGGTGCTCAAGACCTCGACATTGGCAGCAATAGCATCCAGGAGTACAGCATCTCTCCCGCGAACGAGTACTTTAGTGTCTCATATGGAAGTCGAAGTGAAGATGACAAATATATTGAACTGGTCTTGAAAAAGCCACTAGATAGAGAGGAAGAGGCAGAGATGAACTTCTTTCTCATTGCTGTAGATGGGGGCTCTCCTCCCAGAAGTGGGTCAACAGAAGTGAAAATCGTCATTCTAGATGTAAATGACAATGCGCCTATATTCACCCAGGAGGTGTACATTGGAAAGGTTTTGGAGAACATGCCAGAAGGCTCTGTGGTGTTGACTGTGCTGGCAACTGATCCAGATGCAGGAGTCAATGGGGACATCTCCTATCAACTCATCCAAGCAGTGGGACAGAGTGAGTCTACATTTGTGATTGATCCCATAACTGGGGAAATTAAACTCCGAAAAACACTGGACTTCGAGGCAGAAGAGCATCATGAACTCCGTGTGACAGCCACAGATGGAGGGGGCCTCTCAGCCATCTGCAAAGTGTTGGTGGAGGTGGTGGATGTGAATGACAATGCCCCAGAGCTGGTGGTCAGTTCCTTCAGCAGTCCCCTCCCCGAGAACACAGTGCCCGGCACGGTGGTTGCCCTGTTTACGGTCAGGGACCGGGACTCTGGTGCCAACGGGAAGAtctcctgtgccctgcaggatcagctcttCTTCTCCCTGCGGCCGGCCTATAAGAATTACTATGAGCTGGTGACAGTGAGCGCGCTGGACCGCGAGGAGACGCCTCAGTACGTCCTGAGGGTCGTGGCAGCAGATGCGGGCTCGCCTCCTCTCAGCACCACGCAGACCTTCACCGTGGACATCTCCGACGTCAACGACAACGCCCCCGTCTTCAACCAGACCTCCTACACCATGTATGTGCGGGAGAACAACGTCCCCACGGTGTTTGTTGGGGCCGTGAGCGCTGCAGATGCTGACGTGGGGCTCAATGCCAAGGTGACCTattccctggcagcagagcaagggccagagcagccctggtgctCCTGCATCTCGGTGAACTCTGAGACGGGACACGTGTTTGTGCTGCGGCCCCTGGACTACGAGCACTTGAGGCAGACCGAGGTGACGGTCAGTGCCTCTGACGCGGGCTCTCCTCCCCTCCGAGCCAACGTCACCGTCCGCCTTGTGGTGCTGGACGAGAACGACAACGCCCCGCTCGTGCTCTACCCGGCCCCCGAGAGCAGTCCGGCCTCCAGTGAGCTGGTGCCCGTGTCGGCTGAGGCGGGCTACCTCATCAGCAAAGTGGTGGCCGTCGATGCTGACTCGGGACAGAACTCCTGGCTCTCCTACCACCTGCTGAGGGCCACCGACCCAGGCCTGTTTTCCGTGGGCCTCCAAAGCGGCGAGGTGCGTCTCAGGAGGCCGGTGACAGAGAGAGACAGCGTCAAGCAGAAGCTCCTTGTGCTGGTCAGAGACAACGGCAAGCCCCCGCTGTCAGCCACGGCAGCTCTCAGCGCTCTCCTGCTCAAGGACTTCTCCGACGTGCGCCTCCCGCACAGCGGCCCGGCCGCCGAGGATCAGGCCGCCTCCCTCACCACCTATTTAATCATTGCCTTGGTCTTtgtctccctcctcttcctcatctccACTGCAGCGCTGGTGGCTCgcaggctgtgcaggaggaaggagctgaaggCTGGCCAGGTGCTCTATGCTGCCGACACCTTGCAGAGCGGCCTGGCCCATGCAGCCGCTGCTGCAGGGACCCTGCCCCGCCCCTATTGCTACGAGATCAGCCTCACCACGGGCTCGGGCAACAGCGAGTTCAGATTCCTCAAGcccatcctgcccagcctgcccccaCAGCACTGTGCCGTGGGCCAGGGCCCCCATGAGGAACAGGATTTCCCCGCTGGCCCTGTCAGCAGCGAGGACATGGCCCCAGACAGTGCTGGCACTCTCTCTGCAGGACAGTTCAATGCTCTTTCCTTTGACTAG